A genome region from Bradyrhizobium sp. WSM1417 includes the following:
- a CDS encoding methyl-accepting chemotaxis protein: MKLLSHLKIRTKLASMVCLSALTVTAIIGVSSVLSKSRMLEDRVQQMRTAVDMLHNLAQSLEEEVGAGKLSQAEAKIQFHLRGRRMSFNGGQGYPVVYNADTSLIVNGANQQLEGKITGAKDSNGVLIADAIIKAGAETAQGGVTSYLYPRPGQTEPVRKTVFARKFAPWNATISYGLYVDDIDADVRALTLELGAIGIGLMLLMATLSWLIARDVLGALDRQKNRMQAISEGAIDTAVEETGRGDEIGRMAETLEVLRQTALTARKLEAEQVATKTRSEQEKREALISLADRFDASVGQLVGLMASGSGELEVTAKSMSSTAEGTNRRAAVVGSAATEASQRVQTVAAAAEELSSSITEISRQVAQSAVVTGRAVDSARRTDTIVRALSDGAQQIEHVAELISSIAAQTNLLALNATIEAARAGEAGRGFAVVASEVKSLASQTAEATREIGDKIAQIQGATKEAVDAIGGITATIEEVSRIATSIGAAIEEQGAATAEIARSVSQTAEATQEVTTNIGGVSTAANETGNAAGMVLAAASNLSKQAEQLSGEVGTFLAGVRAA, translated from the coding sequence ATGAAGCTGCTGAGTCACCTCAAGATCCGCACCAAGCTCGCCAGCATGGTCTGTCTCTCGGCGCTCACGGTCACGGCCATCATCGGGGTGTCGTCCGTGCTCAGCAAGAGCCGCATGCTGGAGGACCGCGTCCAGCAGATGCGGACCGCGGTCGATATGCTCCACAACCTCGCCCAATCCCTTGAAGAGGAGGTCGGCGCCGGCAAGCTGTCGCAGGCCGAAGCGAAGATCCAGTTTCATCTGCGCGGTCGCCGCATGAGCTTCAATGGCGGCCAAGGCTATCCGGTGGTCTACAACGCCGATACGTCCCTCATCGTCAACGGCGCCAACCAGCAACTCGAAGGCAAGATCACCGGTGCGAAGGACTCCAATGGCGTCCTGATCGCCGACGCCATTATCAAGGCTGGCGCTGAGACCGCACAGGGCGGCGTGACCTCCTATCTCTATCCCCGCCCCGGCCAGACCGAGCCGGTCCGCAAGACCGTGTTCGCGCGCAAATTCGCGCCCTGGAACGCGACGATCAGCTACGGCCTCTATGTCGACGATATCGACGCCGACGTGCGAGCCTTGACGCTGGAGCTGGGGGCGATCGGCATCGGGTTGATGCTGCTGATGGCGACGCTGTCCTGGCTGATCGCGCGCGACGTGCTCGGCGCGCTCGACCGCCAGAAGAACCGCATGCAGGCCATTTCCGAAGGCGCCATCGACACGGCAGTCGAGGAGACCGGTCGCGGCGACGAGATCGGCCGCATGGCCGAGACCCTCGAAGTGCTCAGGCAGACCGCGCTGACGGCGCGTAAGCTGGAAGCCGAGCAGGTCGCCACCAAGACCCGCAGCGAGCAGGAGAAGCGCGAGGCTCTGATCTCGCTCGCCGATCGCTTCGATGCCTCCGTCGGCCAGCTCGTCGGCCTGATGGCCTCGGGATCCGGCGAGCTGGAGGTCACCGCCAAGTCGATGTCGTCGACCGCGGAAGGCACCAACCGACGCGCCGCCGTCGTCGGCTCGGCCGCCACCGAAGCCAGCCAGCGCGTCCAGACGGTCGCGGCCGCCGCCGAGGAGCTCTCCTCCTCCATCACCGAGATCAGCCGTCAGGTCGCGCAGTCCGCCGTGGTCACCGGCCGCGCCGTGGACAGCGCACGCCGCACCGACACCATCGTGCGTGCCCTCTCGGACGGCGCCCAGCAGATCGAGCACGTCGCCGAGCTGATCTCCAGCATCGCGGCGCAGACCAATCTGCTCGCGCTCAACGCCACCATCGAGGCCGCACGCGCCGGCGAAGCCGGACGCGGCTTTGCTGTCGTCGCCTCCGAGGTGAAGTCGCTGGCGAGCCAGACCGCGGAAGCCACCCGCGAGATCGGCGACAAGATCGCCCAGATCCAGGGCGCAACCAAGGAAGCGGTGGACGCCATCGGCGGCATCACCGCCACGATCGAGGAAGTCAGCCGGATCGCCACCTCGATCGGCGCCGCGATCGAGGAGCAAGGCGCCGCCACCGCCGAGATCGCTCGCAGCGTCTCGCAGACGGCCGAGGCGACCCAGGAAGTCACCACCAATATCGGTGGCGTCAGCACGGCAGCGAACGAGACCGGCAATGCCGCAGGCATGGTGCTCGCAGCTGCGTCAAACCTCTCCAAGCAGGCCGAACAGCTTTCCGGCGAAGTCGGGACCTTCCTGGCCGGCGTGCGCGCGGCGTAA
- a CDS encoding DoxX family protein, which produces MNFPYLVRFQPVLLSLFRFITGLLLLQYGIAKLFKFPVLPYFANIPPIIYAAGTLELVLGALLMIGLFTRLAAFILSGEMAFAYFMGHMFKGETPVFLPLLNGGTAAILFCFACLYLSAAGGGSVSADAAMGKD; this is translated from the coding sequence ATGAACTTTCCCTATCTCGTTCGCTTTCAACCGGTTCTCTTGAGCCTGTTTCGCTTCATCACTGGACTCCTGTTGCTCCAGTACGGCATCGCCAAGCTGTTCAAGTTTCCGGTGCTTCCCTACTTCGCAAACATCCCGCCGATCATCTACGCAGCCGGTACGCTTGAGCTCGTGCTTGGCGCGCTGCTGATGATCGGCCTGTTCACCCGCCTCGCGGCGTTCATCCTGTCGGGTGAGATGGCTTTCGCCTACTTCATGGGCCACATGTTCAAGGGCGAGACGCCGGTGTTCCTGCCGCTGCTCAATGGTGGCACCGCGGCGATCCTGTTCTGCTTCGCCTGCCTCTATCTCTCGGCAGCCGGCGGCGGCTCGGTCAGCGCCGATGCCGCGATGGGCAAGGACTAG
- a CDS encoding MFS transporter: protein MDQNTREEQSKQATGERVTATPQGVVRTALVVLALCFTLAVLGRGLSESFTVFLKPISENFGWDRAQVVSIYSLTWLVSGLMAPLVGRLFDHSGPRIVYALGLLLLGSAFLIASQAQALWQFQLSIGLCVGIGVAFIGNVPNSILLGRWFGPKLPTAMAVVYSAMGGGVLALLPASQLLIDHLGWRETYQLFGFAALGLLVPLMLLPWRLFASGSPQIAKKTDPDFVDHGWTLPSAMRHHAFWALFSTFFFTSVGMYAIAAQIVAYLIDAGFPPLQAATAWGFSGVVLVFGMLGVSALDGLIGRRPSVLLSYAISILGIFLLWLLQYSANLLLLTGFVVCFGSMMGSRGPLITATAMKIFGGKRVGTIYGTISIGSGLGSAFGSWSGGLIHDATHGYNALLAFALASVVLGMIPFLVVPALRR from the coding sequence ATGGACCAGAACACGCGAGAGGAACAGTCCAAGCAAGCGACCGGGGAACGCGTCACGGCGACGCCGCAGGGCGTCGTGCGCACCGCGCTGGTGGTGCTCGCGCTGTGCTTCACACTCGCCGTGCTCGGCCGCGGCCTCAGCGAAAGCTTCACCGTCTTCCTGAAGCCGATCTCGGAAAACTTTGGCTGGGATCGCGCGCAGGTGGTCTCGATCTATTCGCTGACCTGGCTCGTCAGCGGACTGATGGCACCGTTGGTCGGGCGCCTGTTCGATCATTCCGGACCGCGCATCGTCTATGCACTCGGCCTGTTGCTGCTCGGCTCGGCCTTTCTGATCGCAAGCCAAGCGCAGGCGCTCTGGCAGTTCCAGCTCTCGATCGGGCTCTGCGTCGGCATCGGCGTCGCCTTCATCGGCAATGTGCCGAATTCGATCCTGCTCGGCCGCTGGTTCGGCCCAAAGCTGCCGACCGCGATGGCGGTGGTCTACTCGGCGATGGGTGGCGGCGTGCTGGCGCTGCTGCCGGCCTCGCAGCTTTTGATCGATCATCTCGGCTGGCGCGAGACCTACCAGCTGTTCGGCTTCGCCGCTCTCGGCCTGCTGGTGCCGCTCATGCTGCTGCCATGGCGGCTGTTCGCCTCGGGCTCGCCGCAGATCGCGAAGAAGACCGATCCGGATTTCGTCGATCACGGCTGGACCCTTCCGAGCGCGATGCGCCATCACGCCTTTTGGGCGCTGTTCTCGACCTTCTTCTTCACTTCGGTCGGCATGTATGCGATCGCCGCACAGATCGTGGCCTATCTGATCGATGCCGGCTTTCCACCGCTCCAGGCCGCGACGGCCTGGGGCTTCTCCGGCGTCGTGCTGGTGTTCGGCATGTTAGGGGTGTCAGCGCTCGACGGCCTGATCGGACGTCGGCCGTCGGTGCTGCTCAGCTACGCAATCTCGATCCTCGGCATCTTCCTGCTGTGGCTGTTGCAATACTCCGCCAATCTCCTCCTGCTCACCGGATTCGTGGTCTGCTTCGGCAGCATGATGGGCTCACGTGGACCGCTGATCACGGCGACCGCGATGAAGATCTTTGGGGGTAAGCGCGTCGGCACCATCTACGGCACCATCTCGATCGGCAGCGGGCTCGGCTCGGCTTTCGGCTCCTGGAGCGGCGGCCTGATCCATGACGCGACCCACGGCTACAACGCGCTGCTCGCCTTCGCGCTTGCGAGCGTGGTGCTCGGGATGATCCCGTTCCTGGTCGTGCCCGCCTTGCGGCGCTAG
- the tyrS gene encoding tyrosine--tRNA ligase encodes MTAFKSDFLNTLQERGFVHQCSDFEGLDALAAKGEATAYVGYDCTARSLHIGNYLTMMMLHWLQQSGNKPITLMGGGTTMVGDPSGKDETRAIRSVAEIEANKESIRGVFAKVLRYGEGKSDAIMLDNAEWLTKLNYIEMLRDVGRHFSVNRMLTMDSVRLRLEREQEMSFIEFNYMICQAYDFVELARRTGCNLQMGGSDQWGNIIMGVDLGRRMGTHQLFALTTPLLTTASGAKMGKTAQGAVWLNADQFSPYDFWQYWRNTEDADVGKFLKLFTTLPMSEIRKLEALGGSEINEAKKVLATEATALLHGRDAANQAAETARRTFEEGALAESLPTVEIPRGEFDAGLGVLNAFVKAGLVASNGEARRQIKGGGLRVNDEPVTDEKMALSAADLTPEGVIKLSFGKKKHILLRPA; translated from the coding sequence ATGACTGCATTCAAATCGGATTTCCTCAACACGCTCCAGGAACGTGGATTCGTCCACCAGTGCTCCGATTTCGAGGGGCTGGATGCCCTTGCCGCCAAGGGCGAGGCGACGGCTTATGTCGGCTACGATTGCACCGCGCGCTCGCTGCACATCGGCAATTACCTGACCATGATGATGCTGCACTGGCTGCAGCAGTCCGGCAACAAGCCGATCACGCTGATGGGCGGCGGCACCACCATGGTCGGCGATCCCTCCGGCAAGGACGAGACGCGCGCGATCCGCTCCGTCGCCGAGATCGAGGCCAACAAGGAGTCGATCCGCGGTGTGTTCGCAAAAGTGCTGCGCTATGGCGAGGGCAAGAGCGACGCCATCATGCTCGACAATGCGGAGTGGCTGACAAAGCTCAACTACATCGAGATGCTGCGCGACGTCGGCCGGCACTTCTCGGTCAACCGCATGCTGACTATGGACTCGGTGCGGCTCCGCCTCGAACGCGAGCAGGAGATGAGCTTCATCGAGTTCAACTACATGATCTGCCAGGCCTACGACTTCGTCGAGCTCGCCAGGCGCACCGGCTGCAACTTGCAGATGGGCGGCTCCGACCAGTGGGGCAACATCATCATGGGCGTCGATCTCGGCCGCCGCATGGGCACTCATCAGCTGTTCGCGCTGACGACGCCGCTGCTGACGACGGCGTCGGGCGCGAAGATGGGCAAGACCGCTCAGGGCGCGGTCTGGCTCAACGCCGACCAGTTCTCGCCGTATGATTTCTGGCAGTACTGGCGCAACACCGAAGATGCCGACGTCGGCAAATTCCTCAAGCTGTTCACGACGCTGCCGATGAGCGAGATCAGGAAGCTCGAGGCGCTCGGAGGCTCCGAGATCAACGAGGCCAAGAAGGTACTCGCCACCGAGGCGACCGCGCTCCTGCATGGCCGCGACGCAGCGAACCAGGCGGCCGAGACCGCGCGCCGCACCTTCGAGGAAGGCGCGCTGGCCGAGAGCCTGCCGACCGTGGAAATTCCACGCGGCGAGTTCGACGCCGGCCTCGGCGTGCTCAATGCCTTCGTCAAGGCGGGCCTCGTTGCCTCCAATGGCGAAGCACGGCGCCAGATCAAGGGCGGCGGCCTGCGCGTCAACGACGAGCCCGTCACCGACGAGAAGATGGCGTTGTCGGCAGCCGACCTGACGCCGGAAGGCGTGATCAAGCTCTCGTTCGGCAAGAAGAAGCACATCCTCCTCAGGCCTGCATAG
- a CDS encoding anhydro-N-acetylmuramic acid kinase yields MMLTALGLMSGTSLDGVDVALIETDGKQVKAFGPSGYRPYSPAERNLLRQALSEAVHLPQRDARPGVLAEAERAVTLAHAEAVAAFVAQNRMKPEDIDIVGFHGQTVLHRPEKRLTVQIGDAPALAKAIHIPVMHDFRAADVEAGGQGAPFVPVYHRALVHSLEREGPIVVVNIGGVSNITYIDGNDTLIACDTGPGNALLDDFMYRTMNQAFDADGKFAALGKADEAWIARALQLPFFASPPPKSLDRNDFAALKLGDVPPADGAATLTAFTAAAIARIVPLLPRRPRSWIVCGGGARNRTMLQMLRERVGSATVEAAETVGWASDAIEAQAFGFLAARGLKGLPLSYPATTGVPMPMTGGVIARP; encoded by the coding sequence ATGATGTTGACGGCACTCGGTTTGATGAGCGGCACCTCGCTGGACGGGGTGGATGTCGCGCTGATCGAAACCGACGGAAAGCAGGTGAAGGCATTCGGGCCGTCCGGCTACCGGCCTTATAGCCCGGCGGAGCGCAACCTGCTGCGTCAGGCGCTGAGCGAGGCCGTGCACCTGCCGCAGCGCGATGCCCGGCCGGGAGTTCTGGCCGAGGCCGAACGCGCGGTGACGCTCGCGCATGCCGAGGCGGTCGCCGCCTTCGTCGCCCAGAACCGGATGAAACCGGAAGACATCGACATCGTCGGCTTCCACGGCCAGACCGTGCTGCACCGCCCCGAGAAGCGACTGACGGTGCAGATCGGCGATGCCCCGGCGCTGGCCAAGGCGATCCATATCCCGGTGATGCATGATTTCCGTGCCGCCGACGTCGAGGCCGGCGGCCAGGGCGCGCCATTCGTGCCGGTCTACCACCGCGCGCTCGTCCATTCGCTGGAGCGCGAAGGGCCGATCGTTGTCGTCAATATCGGCGGCGTCTCCAACATCACCTATATCGACGGCAACGACACGCTGATTGCCTGCGATACCGGCCCCGGCAACGCGCTGCTCGACGATTTCATGTACCGCACCATGAACCAGGCGTTCGACGCGGACGGAAAGTTCGCAGCCCTCGGCAAGGCGGACGAAGCCTGGATCGCGCGGGCGCTGCAGTTGCCGTTCTTCGCAAGCCCGCCGCCGAAATCGCTCGACCGCAACGATTTTGCCGCGCTGAAGCTCGGCGATGTCCCGCCCGCCGACGGCGCCGCAACGCTGACCGCCTTCACTGCGGCGGCGATCGCCCGCATCGTCCCGCTGCTGCCTCGCAGGCCGCGGAGCTGGATCGTTTGCGGCGGCGGCGCCCGCAACCGGACCATGCTGCAGATGCTGCGGGAGCGCGTCGGGTCCGCCACCGTCGAGGCCGCCGAAACAGTCGGCTGGGCCTCCGACGCCATCGAGGCGCAGGCCTTCGGCTTCCTGGCTGCCCGCGGCTTGAAGGGCCTGCCGTTGTCGTATCCCGCTACCACGGGCGTGCCAATGCCAATGACGGGCGGGGTGATCGCGCGGCCCTGA
- a CDS encoding deoxyribonuclease II family protein, translating into MIKLLLGLVLTVAGGSAWCVEDVPRPLLEKGGQPVDWWFTFKFNAQKSFAGCGPVEGPRACIFGGKVRAKDRFGQQFAFASSSASKLSQGKGCVGATTTDPVGATFDQVYNGSFFYLIWNDQFYGDPIKSANSPWGHSKGLLAWNDAGEGFIMQVSTPSWPGSGSHRIVRKAGNTLGCISSNNNLLASQHFFALKLTKDDLVEVLKGLKAAGVATDPTKKQIVRNGGPDDVQELVGELGELPKKKKPSTATGDFFTRQDLSTKVILIAKTASLTAPPWEFVSAVLNGTAERSATWWTKPKIPSTNKNSKVKCLEPFELDKKPGPVAIALTGGWKDQPIKLNAPSNHAKIGVSSAGGHSYVIFGDLNQQGALNPPGCERSQNGRGGLFFVIDNKALHDSVAELIDGDTAAMK; encoded by the coding sequence ATGATCAAGCTTCTCCTGGGCCTTGTGCTCACAGTCGCCGGTGGTTCGGCTTGGTGCGTTGAGGACGTGCCGCGTCCGTTGCTTGAAAAGGGCGGTCAACCAGTCGATTGGTGGTTCACTTTCAAGTTCAATGCTCAGAAGTCGTTCGCTGGCTGCGGTCCCGTCGAGGGACCGCGTGCCTGCATCTTCGGCGGCAAAGTACGGGCAAAGGATCGCTTCGGACAGCAGTTCGCGTTCGCGAGCAGCAGCGCAAGCAAATTGAGCCAGGGTAAGGGCTGCGTCGGCGCCACGACCACCGATCCGGTCGGCGCCACCTTCGATCAGGTCTACAACGGTAGTTTCTTCTACCTGATCTGGAACGATCAGTTCTACGGCGATCCGATCAAATCGGCCAACTCACCATGGGGCCATTCCAAGGGGTTGCTCGCCTGGAACGATGCAGGCGAGGGCTTTATCATGCAGGTTTCGACGCCGTCGTGGCCGGGTTCGGGCAGCCACCGCATCGTTCGAAAGGCCGGCAACACTCTTGGATGCATCAGCAGCAACAACAATCTGCTGGCCAGCCAGCATTTCTTTGCGCTCAAGCTGACCAAGGACGATCTGGTCGAGGTTCTCAAGGGGCTGAAGGCGGCGGGCGTGGCGACCGATCCGACCAAGAAGCAGATCGTTCGAAATGGCGGTCCGGATGATGTTCAGGAACTGGTCGGCGAACTCGGTGAACTTCCGAAGAAGAAAAAGCCGAGCACCGCGACGGGAGATTTCTTCACCCGCCAGGATCTGTCGACCAAAGTCATCCTGATTGCCAAGACGGCGAGCCTTACCGCACCTCCCTGGGAGTTCGTATCGGCGGTCCTCAACGGCACCGCAGAGCGAAGCGCGACGTGGTGGACCAAACCCAAAATTCCTTCCACCAACAAGAATTCGAAGGTGAAGTGCCTGGAGCCGTTCGAGTTGGACAAGAAACCTGGGCCGGTGGCCATCGCGTTGACCGGCGGATGGAAAGATCAGCCGATCAAGCTGAATGCGCCGTCCAACCACGCAAAGATCGGGGTCTCGAGCGCGGGCGGTCACAGCTACGTTATCTTTGGCGATCTGAATCAGCAGGGAGCATTGAATCCGCCAGGTTGCGAGAGAAGCCAGAACGGTCGCGGCGGCTTGTTTTTTGTGATCGACAACAAGGCCTTGCACGACAGTGTTGCCGAACTGATCGACGGCGATACGGCCGCGATGAAGTGA
- a CDS encoding glutathione S-transferase family protein, which translates to MTASLKLISHKLCPYVQRAVIALNEKGVAFERIDIDLANKPDWFLKLSPLSKVPVLVVATDKGEVALFESNVICEYIEETQGGRKLHPADALERAEHRAWMEFGSAILGDLWGLETTTDPATFESKRQALAAKFARMEAALVAGPYFAGEAFNLVDAVFAPIFRYFDLFDELTEHGIFKDLPKVRAWRAELTKRPSVRTAVGADYPQLLRAFLVRHDAHLLKLAA; encoded by the coding sequence ATGACTGCGTCACTGAAACTGATCAGCCACAAGCTTTGCCCCTATGTGCAGCGCGCCGTGATCGCGCTCAACGAGAAGGGCGTCGCGTTCGAACGCATCGACATCGACCTCGCCAACAAGCCCGACTGGTTCCTGAAGCTGTCTCCGCTCAGCAAGGTGCCGGTGCTGGTGGTCGCGACCGACAAGGGCGAGGTCGCGCTGTTCGAGAGCAACGTGATCTGCGAATACATCGAGGAGACGCAAGGCGGCCGAAAACTGCATCCGGCTGATGCGCTCGAGCGTGCCGAGCACCGGGCGTGGATGGAGTTCGGCTCGGCGATTCTCGGCGATCTCTGGGGGCTGGAGACCACGACTGATCCTGCGACATTCGAAAGCAAACGCCAGGCGCTTGCGGCCAAATTCGCGCGCATGGAAGCCGCGCTCGTGGCGGGGCCTTATTTCGCAGGCGAGGCGTTCAACCTGGTCGATGCGGTGTTCGCGCCGATCTTCCGCTATTTCGATCTGTTCGACGAACTGACCGAGCACGGCATCTTCAAGGATCTACCGAAGGTTCGGGCGTGGCGCGCCGAGCTGACAAAGCGTCCGAGCGTCCGTACTGCGGTGGGCGCGGACTACCCGCAATTGCTGCGCGCCTTCCTCGTGCGCCACGACGCGCATCTGCTCAAGCTTGCGGCCTGA
- a CDS encoding multidrug efflux SMR transporter: protein MSQSLAWLMLVIAGALDVGWAISMKYAEGYSRAGWSIVSLVLLAAFVALLGRALKVLEVGVAYSVWTGIGAAGTFIMGVVLFGETLSAMKLAGIALVLLGIVALKLA from the coding sequence ATGTCGCAATCCCTGGCCTGGCTGATGCTGGTGATCGCCGGCGCACTTGATGTCGGTTGGGCGATCTCGATGAAATATGCGGAGGGCTATTCGCGCGCTGGATGGAGCATCGTCTCGCTCGTGCTGCTCGCAGCCTTCGTTGCCCTGCTCGGGCGTGCCTTGAAGGTGCTCGAGGTCGGCGTCGCCTATTCGGTGTGGACCGGCATCGGCGCCGCCGGCACCTTTATCATGGGCGTCGTGCTGTTCGGCGAGACCTTGAGCGCGATGAAGCTTGCGGGCATCGCGCTCGTTTTGTTGGGAATCGTTGCGCTCAAGCTGGCTTGA
- a CDS encoding alpha/beta hydrolase: protein MPEVIFTGPAGRLEGRYHPAKQKNAPIAMVLHPHPQFHGTMNHQIIYQCYYAFAHRGFSVLRFNFRGVGRSQGSFDHGTGELSDAAAALDWAQTINPEARACWVAGFSFGAWIGMQLLMRRPEVEGFISIAPPANLYDFSFLAPCPSSGLIVHGEKDAVVPPKDVNTLVEKLKTQKGIVIDQQVIPGANHFFDAKLEPLMETITAYLDMRLANVR, encoded by the coding sequence ATGCCTGAAGTTATTTTCACCGGCCCCGCCGGCCGTCTCGAGGGCCGCTACCATCCGGCCAAGCAGAAGAACGCGCCGATCGCGATGGTCCTGCATCCGCATCCGCAGTTCCACGGCACGATGAATCATCAGATCATCTACCAGTGCTACTATGCGTTCGCGCATCGCGGCTTCTCGGTGCTGCGGTTCAATTTCCGCGGCGTCGGCCGCAGCCAGGGCTCGTTCGACCACGGCACCGGCGAATTGTCGGACGCGGCCGCGGCGCTCGACTGGGCGCAGACCATCAATCCCGAAGCGCGCGCCTGCTGGGTTGCCGGCTTCTCCTTCGGCGCCTGGATCGGCATGCAGCTGTTGATGCGGCGCCCGGAGGTCGAGGGCTTCATCTCGATCGCGCCGCCCGCCAACCTCTACGACTTCTCGTTCCTCGCGCCCTGCCCGTCCTCGGGCCTGATCGTGCATGGCGAGAAGGATGCGGTGGTGCCGCCCAAGGACGTCAACACGCTGGTCGAGAAGCTGAAGACGCAGAAGGGCATCGTGATCGACCAGCAGGTCATCCCCGGCGCCAACCACTTCTTCGACGCCAAGCTCGAGCCGCTGATGGAAACCATCACCGCCTATCTCGACATGCGGCTTGCCAACGTACGCTGA
- a CDS encoding LytTR family DNA-binding domain-containing protein — MADTENASQTERVEPVWDQDRERRDEVPPAGTSGGASGASGNPWTMFVAIAAVSLAIGIVNALSGAQDAAGRGDSSDVGKRLFWELSSIAVILLLLPMLVLAMRRMRRAGALMRVWIGVVALLGFSALHITGMVWIRKLALWLAGGAYDFHFSLATVLYEFRKDSVAVFLIGSTLWLLESRRELKNVATSIPPAPAGPQRSPPPDLIWLRDGTSRIRVVPRDILWVASAGNYIEYSLADGTQHLIRGTLAMAESELSRLGIVRVHRTKLANLDRVSSLDLRPSGDFELTFDNGQTLGGSRRYRPAVISLGAGRQSREMPPDRRTNDKTP, encoded by the coding sequence ATGGCTGACACGGAAAATGCCTCACAAACCGAGCGCGTCGAGCCGGTTTGGGATCAGGACAGGGAACGAAGGGATGAAGTGCCGCCCGCGGGGACGAGCGGCGGGGCTTCAGGGGCCAGCGGCAATCCTTGGACGATGTTCGTCGCGATCGCCGCGGTTTCGCTCGCGATCGGAATCGTGAATGCACTCTCCGGAGCGCAGGATGCCGCCGGGCGCGGCGACAGTTCCGACGTCGGCAAGCGGCTTTTCTGGGAGCTCTCGAGCATCGCCGTGATCCTGCTGCTGCTGCCGATGCTCGTGCTCGCGATGCGGCGGATGCGTCGCGCCGGGGCCCTCATGCGGGTCTGGATCGGCGTCGTCGCCCTGCTCGGCTTCTCGGCCCTTCACATCACCGGCATGGTCTGGATTCGGAAGCTCGCGCTCTGGCTTGCCGGAGGCGCCTATGACTTCCATTTCTCGCTTGCGACGGTTCTGTACGAGTTTCGCAAGGACAGCGTGGCCGTGTTCCTGATCGGCAGCACGCTTTGGCTGCTCGAAAGCCGGCGCGAGCTGAAAAACGTTGCAACGTCGATCCCGCCCGCTCCAGCAGGCCCGCAACGATCCCCGCCCCCCGATCTGATCTGGCTCAGAGACGGCACAAGCCGCATTCGCGTCGTGCCCCGCGATATCCTGTGGGTCGCCTCCGCCGGCAATTATATCGAATACAGCCTCGCTGACGGCACCCAGCACCTGATCCGTGGCACGCTCGCAATGGCGGAGAGCGAGTTGTCGCGCCTTGGCATCGTGCGCGTCCACCGCACAAAGCTGGCCAATCTCGACCGCGTGAGCAGCCTCGACCTCAGGCCATCTGGGGATTTCGAACTCACTTTCGACAACGGGCAGACGCTTGGGGGCAGCCGCCGCTACCGGCCGGCGGTCATCTCGCTCGGGGCCGGGCGGCAATCACGGGAAATGCCCCCGGATCGCCGAACGAACGATAAAACGCCGTAA